A stretch of the Camarhynchus parvulus chromosome 4, STF_HiC, whole genome shotgun sequence genome encodes the following:
- the RELL1 gene encoding RELT-like protein 1, which produces MAPAATGGMPPTAPSLGLMADRLGNSSALDGEVPLVLSSHGLQTTTLTTKMDGNDGKPEHLEYIAFALVPVFFIMGLLGILICHILKKKGYRCTTEAEELEDEKIDEKIEMNETIHENSDTVGQIVNYIMKNEANADVLKAMVADSSVFEPESPLSPTSPESPVSPGTPLSPGVVPFRHNCKTHHFHTVGGVVEKDVCTRCSHKRWHLIKPAQKSKENRRSRIGEVTVLSVGRFRVTKVDHKSNSKERKSLMSVTGVESVNGEMPAKQDVSEAPATPAKQDMQERRSSE; this is translated from the exons ATGGAGAGGTTCCATTGGTTTTGTCAAGCCATGGCTTACAGACAACTACTTTGACAACTAAAATGGATGGCAATGATGGCAAGCCTGAACACCTAGAGTATATTGCCTTTGCTTTGGTTCCTGTTTTCTTCATCATGGGTCTCTTGGGGATCCTTATCTGCCATATCCTTAAGAAAAAAGGATACCGTTGTACAACAGAAGCTGAAGAACTAGAAGATGAAAAAATTGATGAAAAAATAG AAATGAATGAAACTATACATGAGAATAGTGACACTGTGGGACAAATTGTTAACTACATCATGAAAAATGAAG CAAATGCTGATGTGTTAAAGGCCATGGTAGCAGATAGCAGTGTCTTTGAACCTGAAAG cCCATTATCTCCTACCTCTCCTGAGAGTCCAGTGAGTCCGGGGACTCCTTTGTCACCAGGTGTTGTTCCATTCAGACACAACTGCAAAACCCATCACTTCCATACTGTTGGAGGAGTGGTGGAAAAGGATGTTTGTACTCGCTGTAGTCACAAACGATGGCACCTTATAAAGCCAGCTCAAAAATCTAAAGAGAACAGAAGAAGTCGTATTGGAGAAGTTACAGTCCTTTCTGTAGGAAG ATTTCGAGTCACAAAAGTGGATCACAAATCCAACTCCAAGGAGCGGAAGAGCCTGATGTCCGTTACTGGCGTGGAGAGCGTCAATGGGGAGATGCCAGCGAAACAGGACGTGAGCGAAGCACCCGCCACGCCTGCCAAACAGGACATGCAAGAGAGGAGGAGCTCAGAGTAA